From a single Silene latifolia isolate original U9 population chromosome 6, ASM4854445v1, whole genome shotgun sequence genomic region:
- the LOC141588493 gene encoding uncharacterized protein LOC141588493: MPFPESSTPHPVNTLVADELSYDRVALREEHEHLLSSLTDEQKVVYNEIMDAVRNNRGGVFFLYGYGGTGKTFIWRTLCAALRSRGQIVLPVASSGIASTLLPGGMTAHSRLSIPLNAVENSTCPRIKPGSDLTELLIRTKLIIWDEAPMTHRYAFEAVDRSLRDVMRFSNDGDVNQSFGGKVVVFGGDFRQILPVIPKGSRSEIVHASLCASNLWSSCKVLKLTKNMRLRGGDSFSDVAEIKEFSEWILKVGDGEAGDPNDGEVELALPNDILIKHTGDPIASIVDAIYPSLENQLSNPEYLQERAILAPTHEIVELVNDYILSRIPETEKIYFSSDEVSKNETNIGVRDLYSTEFLNSIKCSGLPNHELKLKVGAIVMLLRNIDQSRGLCNGTRLIVTDLGSRVIRATVISGSHKGDKVHIARITLSPSDSSKFPVQFDRRQFPVAVCYAMTINKSQGQSLAHVGLYLPRPVFTHGQLYVAISRVTSKKGLKISICGSENATPIEQITLFIKKYSRSYSRTYL, from the exons ATGCCTTTTCCCGAATCATCTACACCTCATCCGGTAAACACGTTAGTTGCCGACGAGCTATCTTATGACAGAGTCGCTTTACGGGAAGAACATGAGCACCTTTTATCTTCCCTGACTGATGAGCAAAAGGTTGTCTACAATGAGATAATGGACGCAGTCCGTAATAATCGTGGTGGTGTTTTCTTTCTATATGGATATGGAGGGACAGGTAAAACGTTTATTTGGAGAACCTTATGTGCGGCATTGAGAAGTCGAGGACAGATTGTGCTTCCTGTAGCATCCAGCGGGATTGCATCTACCTTACTTCCCGGTGGAATGACTGCTCATTCGAGACTTAGCATCCCACTCAATGCAGTTGAAAATTCTACGTGTCCCAGAATTAAACCAGGAAGTGATTTAACTGAACTCTTAATTAGGACAAAGCTTATTATATGGGACGAAGCACCAATGACGCACAGATATGCTTTCGAGGCAGTTGACAGGAGTTTAAGAGATGTCATGCGTTTTTCAAACGATGGAGATGTCAATCAATCCTTTGGTGGTAAGGTGGTCGTATTTGGAGGTGATTTTCGACAAATACTTCCCGTTATCCCTAAAGGCAGCAGATCGGAAATCGTGCATGCGTCACTTTGTGCTTCAAACTTGTGGTCTTCTTGCAAG GTGTTGAAATTGACAAAAAACATGCGCCTTCGAGGCGGAGATTCATTTTCCGATGTTGCTGAGATAAAGGAGTTTTCAGAATGGATATTGAAAGTTGGAGACGGGGAAGCTGGAGATCCGAATGATGGGGAAGTTGAGTTAGCGTTGCCGAATGACATTTTGATTAAGCACACTGGAGATCCTATCGCTTCGATTGTAGACGCCATTTACCCATCCCTCGaaaatcaactatcaaatccCGAGTATCTTCAGGAGAGGGCCATCCTTGCACCTACACATGAGATCGTCGAGTTGGTTAATGACTACATATTATCTCGAATACCTGAAACAGAGAAAATTTACTTCAGCTCGGACGAGGTTAGTAAAAATGAAACCAATATTGGGGTGCGTGATCTGTATTCCACAGAATTTCTTAACTCTATTAAGTGTTCTGGCCTTCCAAATCACGAATTAAAGCTGAAGGTAGGCGCTATAGTTATGCTTCTTCGGAACATCGACCAATCTCGCGGATTGTGCAACGGCACTCGACTGATCGTGACAGACTTAGGTTCACGTGTGATTCGAGCAACAGTTATATCGGGTAGTCATAAGGGCGATAAAGTTCATATTGCCCGTATTACACTTTCCCCATCTGATTCCAGTAAGTTCCCGGTACAGTTTGACAGAAGACAATTCCCCGTGGCGGTGTGCTATGCAATGACAATTAATAAGAGCCAAGGGCAATCCCTAGCACATGTTGGTCTTTATCTTCCAAGGCCGGTGTTTACGCATGGTCAGCTCTATGTGGCTATTTCAAGAGTCACAAGCAAAAAGGGACTGAAGATTTCGATTTGCGGCAGTGAAAACGCAACTCCAATAGAACAAATAACGTTGTTTATAAAGAAGTATTCGAGAAGTTATAGTAGAACATACTTATGA